The genomic DNA GTGGCACTAATACCTGCCTGCCTCAGGCGTACACCACAGGCTAAGCCCGCCATACCAGCACCAACTATAACTACTTCTTTCATCGGAGAGGGATTTCTACCCCTAGGAGTATGCCTGCTCTGTTACTTTAGCAAAATATTGAAAGGGATGGTGATGGCATCCTGCTCACTAGGTACAGTTACCTAGGGCTTTGGGGATTGTGATTTAATATTGTAAAGGTTTTTTAATACTCCCTATGTTCCTACTGCAACCCTGGAGGTCTGAGACTAAACCCCGCCTCGATCGGGAGATTGTGGCGATTGGCTTGATTTATTTTATTGAGGGGGCATTGGGGCTGGCACAGTTAGCAGTCAGTTTCTTTTTCAAGGATGAGTTGGGGCTGACCCCTGCGGAAACTGCTTCCCTGGTGGGTTTGGTGATGTTACCGTGGACGATTAAGCCCTTCTATGGTTTCATTTCCGATAGTTTTCCTGTGGGGGGGTATCGCCGCCGTCCCTATCTTTTGTTTTTCAGTTTGCTGGGGACATTAGCCTGGTTGGGAATGGCAACGATCGTTAACAGTGCCCAGTTGGCGGTTCTGTTCATCGGTATAGCTTCCCTGGCGATTTCCTTCAACGATGCCCTCGTGGATGCCCTAGTGGTGGAGCGGGCGCGGTTGGAAAGTTGGGGGGATGCGGGTTCTCTGCAGTCCTTTAGCTGGGGGACGCTGTCAGCGGGGGGTGTGGTGGCAGCATTTCTGAGTGGCTATCTCCTGGAACATTTTGGGACAAGGGTAGTATTTGGTCTGACGGCAATTCTGCCTTTAATTTGGGGAGTAGCGAGTTTGGCAATCCACGACGATCGGGTGGAGACAGGGGTTAAGGGACAATTTTTCCCCCAACTGCAGGCCCTCAAGCAGGCGGTGACAAATCCCCAAATTCTCTTGCCCGCTTTGTTTTTGTTTCTCTGGCAGGCAACCCCTTCTGCGGATACCGCGTTCTTCTTTTTCACCACCAATGAACTACATTTCAATCCCCAATTTCTGGGAACGGTGCGCCTAGTAACCAATGTGGCGGGGCTGTTTGGCGTGTGGCTCTTCCACCGGTTTTTGCGTCAGGTGCCCATGCGTCCCATCTTCGGCTGGACAACGGTGATTTCCACACTCCTGGGTTTGACAAGTCTAATTTTGGTGAATCACTGGAACAGAGCTGTTGGCATTGATGACCGTTGGTTTAGTCTGGGGGACAGTTTGATCTTAACGATCGCGGGGCGGATTGCCTTTATGCCCACCCTGGTATTAGCGGCGCGGCTGTGTCCAGCGGGGGTGGAAGCGACATTATTTGCCCTGCTGATGTCGGTATTAAATTTGGCAGGCTTGTGTTCCCAACAGTTGGGCGCTCTTCTGACCCATTTACTGGGGGTGACTGAGTCCGATTTCCACAATTTGTGGCTATTGCTGCTAATTACTAATCTCTCTAGCCTGCTCCCCTTGCCCTTTTTGCGTTGGTTGCCCGATAAATAGCATCCGCTACGAGGCATACTTCTTTGATGGGTTGGGGGTCGTGGACGCGGAGAATGTCTGCTCCTTGCGCAATCCCGATCGTGCAGGCAGCGGCTGTACCCAGGAGGCGGTCTTGGGGCTCAGTCTGTCCTGTCAACTTACCGATGAAACTCTTGCGGGAGACACCGAGGAGGAGGGGATAGCCTAGTTCACGGAAGAGATGGAGGTGGCGGAGAATGGTGAGGTTATGTTCTAGGGTTTTGCCAAAGCCAATTCCAGGATCGACGATTATTTGGTGAATCCCGTATTTCTGGGCTTCCTTACTGCGGTGGAGGAGAAAATCCACAATCTCAGTCACCACATCCTTGTACTGGGGAGCATCTTGCATAGTTTGGGGCATGCCCTGCATATGCATTAGGACGATAGGAACTCCCAGTTTGCCCACCATGGGTAACATTTCTTCATCGTAGCGCCCACTCGTGACATCGTTGATTATGTCCACCCCTGCTTTGATTCCCGCTAAAGCCACCTTGGCTTTCATGGTATCGAGGGAGATAGCTAAATTGGGGTAGTAAGAACGCACCGCTTCAATGACAGGCAGCACCCGTCGCAGTTCCTCATTGGCAGGGACAGGCGAGGCCCCCGGTCTGGTAGACTCCCCCCCAATGTCTAAAATGTCGATGTAGGGTAGCATCTGTTTGACCCGATCGAGGGCTTGCTCCAGTTGGTGATACTTACCCCCATCACTGAAACTATCCGGGGTAACGTTGAGTACCCCCATGATGTATGTCCGTTCGCCCCAGTGGAACTGCCGTCCCCTAATTTCCA from Pseudanabaenaceae cyanobacterium SKYG29 includes the following:
- a CDS encoding folate/biopterin family MFS transporter, which encodes MFLLQPWRSETKPRLDREIVAIGLIYFIEGALGLAQLAVSFFFKDELGLTPAETASLVGLVMLPWTIKPFYGFISDSFPVGGYRRRPYLLFFSLLGTLAWLGMATIVNSAQLAVLFIGIASLAISFNDALVDALVVERARLESWGDAGSLQSFSWGTLSAGGVVAAFLSGYLLEHFGTRVVFGLTAILPLIWGVASLAIHDDRVETGVKGQFFPQLQALKQAVTNPQILLPALFLFLWQATPSADTAFFFFTTNELHFNPQFLGTVRLVTNVAGLFGVWLFHRFLRQVPMRPIFGWTTVISTLLGLTSLILVNHWNRAVGIDDRWFSLGDSLILTIAGRIAFMPTLVLAARLCPAGVEATLFALLMSVLNLAGLCSQQLGALLTHLLGVTESDFHNLWLLLLITNLSSLLPLPFLRWLPDK
- the folP gene encoding dihydropteroate synthase, which produces MLPSTAQEMEIRGRQFHWGERTYIMGVLNVTPDSFSDGGKYHQLEQALDRVKQMLPYIDILDIGGESTRPGASPVPANEELRRVLPVIEAVRSYYPNLAISLDTMKAKVALAGIKAGVDIINDVTSGRYDEEMLPMVGKLGVPIVLMHMQGMPQTMQDAPQYKDVVTEIVDFLLHRSKEAQKYGIHQIIVDPGIGFGKTLEHNLTILRHLHLFRELGYPLLLGVSRKSFIGKLTGQTEPQDRLLGTAAACTIGIAQGADILRVHDPQPIKEVCLVADAIYRATNAKRARGAG